Genomic segment of Arachis hypogaea cultivar Tifrunner chromosome 16, arahy.Tifrunner.gnm2.J5K5, whole genome shotgun sequence:
ttcttattttactctcttaacaagaataaaaataaaaaaatcaaacaaaaaagaagaagaaacatataatgctgcagaattacttggaagatgatgaacttacattcatttaactaaaagaaagaaagaaataagaaaaaaaaagaagaagaaaaaaacgcaacattagagaaaatatttttctgtatttccagcaaatttgggtgtaacacgaagatatttgggtatttttattctaataagttctgcataattcaaaactcttcatcttcctccttttcatcttctattgtttcttagttttttttttatcatcatcaccatctttttctttttttttttgtaattcatcttttttttttattttaccttctcaagtttcttcttatttactctcttaacaagaataaaaacaaaaaatcaaacaaaaaagaagaataaacacataatgctgcagaattacttggaagaggatgaacttacattcatttaactaaaagaaagaaaaaaataaggaaaaaaagaagaagaaaaaaacacagcattagagaaaatatttttctgtatttatagcaaatttgggtgtaacacgaagatatttgggtgtattttaagaatttttaggtgtatttttattctgataagttctgtataattcaaaactcttccttttcctcctcttcatcttctactgcttcttcttcattatcattttcttatttcgttttcttataattcttcttgggagaaaaaatcaaacaaagaaaaaaaatacataatgttgcaaaatcaatagaaagaaaaggaggaaaaaatgtagcaacaacaacaataataaaaaaacaacgataaagatgaaacacgcgaataaaaagaaggagaaatacaaaaaagaaggagaagaagaagaaggaagaggagaaggagaatgaggaatgtgaaaaagaagaagtatcTTCCATAATGGTGAGTGAGAGCGCGCTTTAGAAACGGTTGAGTGACGCGCGTGTTATCACGCGTGAatgtaatttttgttaaatttagcacaacttgtaagacttgtaaactAAAAAGACTCGTATGTATAGCATAACTCGAGATGTAATAGCAATGAGAAGGTCTAATGTGACAATTATAACTTAATTTGTCTAAATATTCTTGGGGACTAGTtagttttataaataattttagaaactaatttatttaacaataaatattttagaggACAAAATTGATTACAATTTGtcaagattaatttatttttttcataatgtaACACTTAACATTTGACGTAATAATTTAACGTAATACGAACGTAGGATAACTTCATTACGAATTGACAGAATAAAGTAGACTAAAAACTAATACGATTTACTGAATTAAATATTAGAAACTAATgaactaatttattttagttgaaaattaaagtatttagtctaaaatttttaaaaaattaaaatgagtaaatactcaaaaataaaataacaacccGAATATTTTATGTTTTGCTTATCAACTAGAAACCCGTTAAGTGTTTTGGATAACCACATTAATTACTTTGTGGATTTCTCTAGATTCGTATATTATTATTGACTCATTGAGTCGAATTACCTAACTATTTTACACAAAGTAAATCTGTGACAAGATATGGATCTCTAAGCCCATTCCTCCCCTTAATTAGGCATGAACAATGAGAAGTCTCACAATATCAATATGAAACCAACCGCACACACACACTTTATCATATTCCCTAGCTTCTAGTAATTTCAAGTTGACATTCTCTGTCTTCCCCCTTCATACAGTTTGCTAATATGATGTGTAAGAATCCCTCCTCTTTTGGATAAAGTAAGCTTTCTtggatattttatatatattcaagAATTATCCCATCCCTCCCTAAAGTTAATGTGATCACTCATCAGATCAATGCTAGACAAGAGATAATAAAAACCAATGCATCAATAGCaataatatatatgatatataatagaagtaattttaataaattataaaaaaaattatacgtatatctaattatataataataaattaataaaaattattattttttatattgacaatacaaataattataaaaaatagatgTAATTAataaatgtataaaatattttatatgatcGTCACTAAAATTATAGTTTTAAGAATAAGATCGAATTGATTGGTTTAATCGAATTAATTGAAAATCGATTATCAAATTAATTCggtctaaataaaaaattaattggcAACAAATAGATCaaagacaaaaaaatttaattagtatATATCAGTTAATCGATCGAATTGGTATCTTTTTAGTAGTTAAtcgatttaaaataataaaatacaattttttttcaaaaacaaattatatattttacataaaaatatattattttattattatcggtttgatttcaattaaatttttaaatttttgaattctagCTTTATTAATTTAACAATTTCGTTACGTTACCAACAATATTTCTGCCAACTTctatcaattctagtttataattgtatttaatggaagtgtctttgtggatgtgtctaataaaaatgtcttttttatgacttgtttaatagaagtgtctttataaatatattttctggatgtatCTCTTTATAcatatgtttaaaatataataattaattattattggtaaTAAGTTAACAGACTATATGTTagtaccctatactttttcttaatttaatgATGATCCGTTTTTTAGAACCTTGGTAAAATTAAGCTCTACATAATATGAGTGATTAATTATAGTGTCGTTACATTCACACTCCCCAGTTTCTAAATTTGAAGAATCTTTTTTCCCTCCCCATAACTAAAGGGGCAAATACTCATATCCAAGAATGTCGGACCTAACAACTATTTATGGATTCCGATTCCATGAATCTGATGCAGGGACCAAATATAGATGAGAAAGTAAGAAAAAgtggaatggaaaataaaatagataaactcACTCTTGATGAGTAGTCTTATCTGATCTTCAATTCCTCCACATCACCTTCTCTCTCTTGAAGCCAAGCTAGCAGATAGCTTCATCATGTTCAGAAAACAAATGCATGACACTTGAAGACTTTGTTCAATATAACTGGAATCTAAATTATTATTAGCTCCATAATCATTTGCCCTTTATATAGTTTATGCTTTTTGGGCAGCCCCACTTTTTATTTTGCATCATGCTCTTTTAATTTAGAAGTATAGGCTGTATCTGTAATAACCTTAGAGGATGAAATATGtcataatttaacaaaataattgctATAGTGTTTAAAAGATtatgtctaatttattaaaaaaaattaatatttaattttaaaaatataaaaataaatatttttaaatgtttaaaatttattataaaaataaattagataaaatttagaCTTCAAATAATAAGTACTGTAGAATTCAAAGTTGAATAATATCTTGGGTTTATCTTTCTTTGGTAGTTATATATCGTTAGTTAGTCGGTTACTTTATGAATACTCATCCTGACACGTATATCATTCTTTTCCTCTGACCTTTCATttcgttaattaattaataatatttattaattgtaatCTTTAGTCaatgaataataatttaaatggTATAGATTCTTCATATTCAATTAAAAGGTTGCGGgtttgagtctcctatctttcTAAATTTTTGCTAATaaataatagctcaaatggcatagtccccatactcaattaagagattgCGAGTTCGAGTttcctatctttgataaaataaaaaaaaaatctctaatGCCGATATTTGATTCCATAATTAGTTTAACATATTTAATCGACAGTATATGGCATTGATTTTGTGCCACCTGCCTCTAAGAAGTTTTGCTTATCTAATAATATTATTCTAATTCTgttgatatatattatatataatatacgaGAGTTTTATAtgttgatatttttattaaaattttgtcagtatttaattattaaaaaaatatataattttataatattaaatataattttatattattaaaaatattaataataattaattaattattataaatcacaaaatatatATACTGATCTCTACCACTACTactgatataatatatatttgatgCTAAAAGAGTAGTCTCTTTGGACAAATAAATTAATACACATTGTTTTTATTCCAAGGTTTGATTGCATGTACGGCCATCTATCTATTCCCAAGATAGatttaaaattgaattattaTCACTAACATAGTTAGATGCTAAATGCAACTTGTTCATATAGAATTTGCAGTGTCACCATCGACCAAATGATCACTTAGCAgcattatttgatttatttcccTATTCTTATCCAACCAACTATCTGATCTCAAGCAACCCTTTTTctctataatttattaatatatgtatgtatgtgtttCTCTTTCCTATATATCCATTTAACTatacaaacaaaattaataaaataaaataaaatataatgcaATAATAACCCACAACCATGCATATGAGTATATGACCAACAACCACTATAAATAAGAGGTGAATGAAATCTCAAAAATCCACCAGCACCAAATAAGCACTTATTTCACAAGTAGCAAGCAAGAAAGAAATCTTGGTTGTAAATGGATAGAGTGAGGGATTTGGCATCAAAGAAGGCAGCAGTAATATTCACAAAGAGTTCATGTTGCATGTGCCACAGCATAAAGCAACTGTTCTATGAGCTAGGAGCAAGCCCAGCAGTGCATGAGATTGATAAGGATTCATATGGAAGGGAAATGGAATGGGCCTTGAGGACTTTGGGTTGTAACCCTTCAGTGCCAGCAGTTTTCATTGGTGGAAACTTTGTTGGTTCATCAAAGGATGTAATATCCCTCCATGTTGATGGAACACTCAAACAAATGCTCATGGATGCTAAGGCCATATGGTTCTAGCTACCTACCTacctatcatcatcatcatcaaaattaaacaaattaagcTCCTATTATATATACACCAAAAGTGGTGTTATCAAAGGAGCTTTTtgctttttacttcttttttttttttttttctagcaGACAATTATCTGGGgcaccctttttctttttcttgtgtgTGTGTCCTGTTTGTTTGATCACTTATGAAAATCAAACTTGTCTGTATAAAAAAGAATGTCTTTTGTTTTAATTTGGTACccttttttgttttcctttaatGATGAGAGTTTAATAAGTACATAGTTCTTTGTGTATGTCTACCAGGGTTATGAATCatgatcatcaattcatcatcaacATATGATGTTAATGCAAATGTTACACCCAATATAATGTTGCATGCTCTAAAGATACTAAACAATAATACACTCACCACTCCATATACTGTATTGGCATATTGCTATCAACTTTGGTAAGAATAAAGTAGCTAGACAGGGAGAGTATCACTTTCAGGTATCATTCATTTAGTAGTAGATCAGCAGTGGTATTTGTAATTATATACATTTCAGATCTATTTGTGATTATATACCCCCTTTTAATTGACCAACTGACCgagttaatataattttttaccattaaatggaatataaaatttaaattcatatttatttaATGGTCTAAAAAGTCAAACTCATTATTGTTGTAAATAAATAGTGAAtttaaagagttttttttttctcttttaattagtaattaattgtgttatatatttaaattagttatctgtataaaattatatattaaaatatatagtatataataaaaaataaataaatcaaataatatatatataaaataattaatttaatagttaatttttgacTTGAACATAACATATTTGTTTGACAATATAGAATCCTAAAGTAGTTAAATAGAAATACCATTTTTGTCAGTAACAAGGAATAAAATGGAGCCATAACAAGTGTGTGACTATAAACAATGCATGACTTTTATTATTCCAAGTGTGTGAAAGATATAAGTAGGGGTTGATTCGTAACCGCTAAATTATTTGGGCATCCGGTCCAAGCTAAGGGATATAAATCATGGCACTAAGCTTTGCTATGTATAAGCCATGTTTTATAATTCAAACTTCATATATAGCTAGGAATGCTTAATTACCTTCATAAGCTtgagtgtgtgtgagagagagattcTACATCTAGCACTTTAtgtctcattattattattattattattccttcaTATCCAACAAACTATGCctgcatatataaaattatataatccaAAGTTACtatttctaaaataatttatcTGCATGAGCACTACGTGCAAGTGCAATTGTCAAGCATGCATATTTATTAAGTTGGTGGATACAGTTGAGTTCACACGAAATTGATATCTGAGAgctattagatgaaaatttagtcaaatcatctgACGACTCAGATATTAACTTCACGTAAAATCAATTCCACTTGAATTTTCACCTATTAAGttactaaaaaatttttaaagagaaattaaGTGAGAGAATAAAAGATGCATGATAAATTTTCatattcaattcaaaattttaaagcatcaattgaataaattttttatcttataaattttttactttttttattttcttcgatGTGAGACTAATTTTATACACTCTTCACACTTATAAGTTATAACATTAAGATGTAAGTATATACATCCATACCCTTATATATAGGTATAGTATACGTATACTAATTCCATGTATGTGTATGATAAAAAGCTGGTTTGAGTAGTGAGAGAGAATCATACAAGTTGGGTGGGTGGAACATGAAGAATGAAGAATCTCACAGCCACCGAAAGCCAACTCATCCCTTCTGCACAAGGATTCAAAGCTCTTATTAATTATATATGCATCAGAATCGGGTTTAAATTGACCATCCCTATTAACAATAAGCATTTCGAACATTATTCTATTTACATTATgcaaattcataaaattaaattaaatcatgaTGCCAAATTGCATATTATATATCTTTATTCACTCCAGGATATCGTTTTCATTTCATTCGTCCATGCTGAATAAAAATAATCTTATACTATATGGTTGGTGTCATGCATATATAGCCAGAGACTACTATgcagtatgtatatatatatatatatataattattgaagGCATATGCGTGTTAATATGTCTTCCCAACTTGCTCAAAACCGAATAGggatcattcatcatcatcatcactaatTAGTTGGGTATCTATAAAGCAAAACCTCTTTTCAGTGTTTGTGTATGTGCCATTGCTCTTATTGCATCAAAGAAAGTGATGGTTCTTATTATAAACTTGTCCCTATAAATAGTCTAGTACATACACCATCTCATTTCAAATAACCTCATCAACCttcatatatatacattaaaaaagaaattctatatatatatatatttcccaAATTTCCTCCTTTATCACCCCAGAACAAACCATTGGATCGAATTCAAACTCAGTATTGAATTCGGTCTAATGGTTTGGGAGTTCTAAATAAGTCTAAGGTAATctaaattctaaactctaaacACTTACATATATAACttggattttctttttcttcttgtataacattatgttttgtttttttcCTTCTGGAACAGAATTTTGTACATACATAATAGTACTAGCTAGTAGTTGATCATCAAGATTTGAAGATGGAGAAGGTGACAAGGTTGGCATCTGAGAAAGGGGTGGTGATCTTCACAAAAAGCTCATGCTGTTTGTGCTATGCAGTGAACATTCTGTTCCAAGAAATAGGGGTGAGTCCAGTGGTTCATGAGATTGATCAAGACCCTGATGGAAGGGAAATGGAGAAGGCTCTAATGAGGCTAGGTTGCAATGCACCTGTGCCTGCAGTGTTCATTGGAGGGAAGCTAATGGGGTCCACCAATGAAATCATGTCCATGCACCTAAGTGGTTCACTCACTCAACTCCTCAAGCCATACCAAACTTCATTATCTTGAAACAAATGGAAAATTCATGAATGAAGTAGTCCTCATCAGTCATAATAAACTGGCTTGAACTTACTTAATTAGtagcagtagtagtagtagtattaattagtctctctctctctctctatgtaGTGTTTTTAATGTATGAAAGTTGTGCTCTCTAGCATTTGATTATTATAGCTATCATGTATCATGTAATCtgataaatattataattattcttAATGAAGTTTGATTTATCCAAAATGCTACAACTTCCCATTTTATTTGATCACTCTTTCTTCAATCTGTTGTTAAGATCAATAACTATGACAAAAGACTAATTAAAAGAATGCAAATCGTTCTCAATGTTCATGCATATGCTATAGCCTCATATGCAGAAACAGGATGAGAAAAAGTGTAATGTAAAATAGAAAAGCATTTCAAGCTTTGACAATTGTTTCAAAGagagaatagaatagaatagCATAGTGACTTATCAggctacataataataataataataataataataataataataataataataataataataataataattaacaatgaTATAATAATAAGAAATATTGTTCTGGCATTAACTTTTTGTATCTGATAGCTAGCTTTGTCCACACATTTAAAAGCTTACAGGGAAGTTCTCACCTTTTTGTGGTGTGGTCTTGCAGATTCTTCAACTTTATCCCTCATAAAGAATGGCATTACATtccttaccccccctccctttttTTTAGTTATCATGCATTtggttttattctcttttttgccTTTTTCGTTTTTTCCACTAGCATCAGTCAATATCGAATTCTGGGGAAAGCATTATCTCTGTTCTATGAACTAGTGCTGTGAAAACTAATCCACCATTTTTCCACAAAATTCCTTTCATAATGCtagtttatttatatatttatgcaCATACACACACAAGATTATCTAGTTAAAACATGACATGAAGCACCAAACAATggctaattaatatatatatatatatatttaagtgAATATTATACACGAtacttttttattgtaaaaatatttattgatttttctataccaatatatatacatacaacaaaaaaaaatgaaactttATCTCATTAGTTGGGattgattatataaattaaatgatattattgtattttatcAATATGTATCGTTTTACTgtgaaataatttaaatttaaatttttttgttatagtcttttttaatttttaccacTAGTCTACTTTCAATCTGATATGTTATTTTAATCAAATGCTATGCTTCATTTTTTATTCACATATTATTCAAATTCTTTGAGACAAGATTTTAtaatctttttaataataatgCTATTCATTTTATGAAATTCTATGatagatattaaatttaaaaatatatcaagtattttaaatattttaataattttaattattaatctcagttataaaatatatacaaaattaaaattaatggttAAAATAACTAGCACACTTGAAAATATCAGAACTCTTCAAATGTTTgctctaatttttgttttttctcctATTTTTGAGTGGTCGATATTATAGACATAATCAATGAAAGAGTAATGCtaaatatttcttatttttacttGGCTTGTgtgggcttttttttttttgtatattgtatATGGaaataaaagtggtgatatattttaatattgtaattttttgtgtttttcaaaagTGCGAAAGATACACAAATTGGAGGGTCTGATTTCtatactttaaattttttaattttttttaacagaaaTCTCTCGGTCCGATTTCTGTTCTCTCACAAATCCTTCGATCCGATTTCACAAATTTCTCAGTCTGATTTCTGTATCCTCataaatcggacggtccaatttcTGTACTTTTCACAAATCGAatagtttgatttttgtttatctaATTAAACGGTTCTACATTTGAGAATAACACCCCATCAAGCCACATTTTGAAAAAACACAGTTTGCTATtccaatatcaaaaacaaaatctgGCTTGTGTGTCATAAATAAAGCATACTTTTCCCAACAGTATGGGAAATAGCTGTCAGAATAGTAGCTAAAAAGTAATGGTCTATTTTTTTCTCAGGAGTTAGCTCAATGAGTATAAGAATCAAGGCTACAAGAGTCCGTTACTGTCACTGGCAGATGAATGACTTGTTAGTGAGTGAGAGACAAGTAAAGACTAATAAGAGTGGGGTGTGGATGTGTGATATTCTTCTATCTTTGAAGGCATATGCTTTTGCAGATTGCAACTTTCTGGGTCCATGCATGAGATATTGATTACTGGTCCAACCCCTCCTCCTCTTATTATTGTTTAGAATTTAGTATCTTTGATATTATATAGCACAATATTTCATTTCTGTGGGCTTAAAACAACTGGAATATGTTGGAAATTATTTCCTTATTATGTTACTTTATGtggataaaataaaaaggaattgCTTAATAATAGACAATAGTCTAAAATTTTTCCCTTGAAAGCAGATCACCTAATGAAGATTTTATATGCCATGCTCTATTTGGATGTTGAGATTAGGCAACAAAATTATTATGTAAAGCGCAACATTGTAATTTAGTCAATAAAGTTTTATAACATAATTTATTTCAGATGCTATCATAATAtcatttaactaataaaaaaaattaatttgatataaagttaTATATTTCAAAGACCAAATTGTTACGCacataattattttaaaactattttaatttgaCGAGACTAATTAATagtgttagagaatcattagaatcaattagtatcgtctatatttatatagtatatctgtacattaattgtagaattctatgtctttattactttgtttcatttagcacctataaataccccttgtatattgtacctttcatcacaactcaataatacacttttcaaaTTACTCTCTCAATCTCTTGtctctaacatggtatcaagagtttaggtcttttttttttcaatgaatattagttcatagCCCCATTATTTTTTCCTTTCCGACATTGTTTTTTGGTCTCTTTTTTTGTTCCCTTttcgacgctttggttcgtcacccaTGTAACCATCTTGTTCGTCTTGTCGCCGTGATTCCAACGCAACCAGAACTGCCGCCATCCGCCGCCAGACGTGCCTCCACGCGCTGCCGAAAGACGCTGCCACGACCAGGTTGATCTTTCTTCCAGATTCCACCCGTGCCTCTTTGCTCTCATTTTTCGATCTGTTTCTGACGCTTTGGTTCGTTATCTCCGACATCATCGTGTTCTTCTCTTCGTCAGCTTTCCAACACCGCCGAGATCACCGCCATCAGCCACCGGACGCGCTGTCACGCGCCACCGGAATCCTGCTGCCCGCCTCCATTATTTCTCCTTCAGAAGGTTCAGCAGCCTTTGGATCTCGACACCAATCAGACGATCCTCACGCTGCCACGTGTCAATTGAGCCTCAGACGACCTACGCACGCCCGACCCGACCTGCGCACGCCTGGCCCGACTCGCGCTTCCACCTGGCTACCAGCgtgtctctctccctcctctcaggTGCCGCCACGTGTCCTTGTCTCGCTGACGTGGCTGCTGATGTGGCAGACAAGTGGGACcctccctaaggttttttggtgagctcttttcgATTCTGCACTCCGATTTCTCATTTTCTGCTCCGAAATTACcgttttctctcctctctttgatcTTTGTGACTGCTATCATGGAAAAGCCAGATGTTTTTACTGCCACCGACAGAAAAGGTAAATTCTGTCGCAACTGTAACCGTTCTGGGCACCTCTTCCTTGAATGTCCttctgttgaatgtcgcacatgccaccaGAAAGGTCATCTTAGCTACCATTGTTCATAGTTGTTCTGCCGTTACTGCAAGCTCTCGGGATATTTAATTACTGCCTGTCCTACTCGCCCACCACGTTCTAGTCCACTCAACTCGTCTCCTGTCTCTCTTTCTGATATTGCATCTCTTCTTCAGCGTCTTCTCTCTGTTTCTGGTAATACCCTGCTGCTTTTTCCACCtctccaggtaattctaaatggtactttgactcgggttgctttaatcacatgtctctgttgcgtaatattttctcatccatgtctaccactacaaatggatcttctgtcaatactgcaaacggctccctcttgcacgcaacacacaagggttctatatcccagtcaactcttaatcttcctgatacttattatattcccaaattaaacttcaatcttatttctgttggtcaacttgttgatctgggttttgaagtcactttttctgtttctggttgtcgtgtacaggatcctcggacgggacaaatcatcgggactggacgtaaggtcggaaggttgtttgaactcgagaatcttcatattcctccggtaccaaatctctgtgctgcttctcCCTCTACCCTCCACTTATGGCACCAGCGTCTTGCCCACACCTCCTTAAGAAAACTGCGTCCTCTTGTCTCTCATGGTGTTTTAGGTCAGGTTCcaaatgaatcttttgattgcatttcttgtcaaactgccaaacaacctgctttatcttttcacaataattcatctcttgcttgctctccttttgatctcattcactctgatgtttggggccccgctcccactgcctctatgggcggagctcgatactttgtcgTTTTCATTGATAATTATTCctgttttacttgggtttatttgatgactaatcgccatgagttacctcagatctatatcaactttgctactatgattaaaactcagttttccaaggtcattaaggttttctgacgtgataatgctatggaataccgtgattctaaactcttagcctttcttgcagaatagggtactttgtctgagttttcttgtcctggtactttatcatacctccccagattatagttctcttcgagttttcggttgtgtatgctttgttcttcttcagcctcatgaacatagtaaacttgaacctcgggctcgtatgtgttattttcttggttatggcactgaacacaagggttattgttgttgggatcctctctctaaacatattcgtatatctcgtcatgttgtcttctaggagcaccacatgttttctcgattctcatcctttgagtcgattcctactactcagtcacctttgtttactaaccccaatgttgatctttttcctaatgatgattctatagattctatctcgagtgaccctccacagcctcctgttcttccgccttctccatctcccgatgattccagaccggacgatgatcctgctcctaccgtcatgcctcctcctcccgctcgttcttctagggtaaggaatccacctcctcatcttcttgattaccattgtttttctactattcttcatcaacatgaacctaagacattcagagaagcctcctcaaacccaaattggcaacaagcaatgcaagaagaattaCATGCACTTGAAAAAGTACATACTTGGGATCTGGTTGATCCTCTttctgatcaggaagttgtgggcagtagatgggtatacaagatcaagactcactctgatggctctattgaccgttataaggcccgcttggttgctcaaggttgtacgcaagagta
This window contains:
- the LOC112758168 gene encoding glutaredoxin-C11-like, yielding MDRVRDLASKKAAVIFTKSSCCMCHSIKQLFYELGASPAVHEIDKDSYGREMEWALRTLGCNPSVPAVFIGGNFVGSSKDVISLHVDGTLKQMLMDAKAIWF
- the LOC112758837 gene encoding monothiol glutaredoxin-S11; translated protein: MEKVTRLASEKGVVIFTKSSCCLCYAVNILFQEIGVSPVVHEIDQDPDGREMEKALMRLGCNAPVPAVFIGGKLMGSTNEIMSMHLSGSLTQLLKPYQTSLS